The Benincasa hispida cultivar B227 chromosome 11, ASM972705v1, whole genome shotgun sequence genome has a segment encoding these proteins:
- the LOC120090205 gene encoding cytokinin riboside 5'-monophosphate phosphoribohydrolase LOG7 isoform X1 — protein MEDTRSRFKRICVFCGSSSGKKPSYQSAAIELGQELVERRIDLVYGGGSVGLMGLVSQAVHDGGRHVLGIIPRTLMPVEITGETVGEVKPVSDMHQRKAEMARQADAFIALPGGYGTLEELLEVITWAQLGIHRKPVGLLNVDGYYNSLLSFIDKAVDEGFVSPTARRIIVSAPTAKALVRQLEEYVPEYDEITSQLVWEDVDRRSYVAESEVAT, from the exons atggaAGATACAAGGTCCAGATTCAAGAGAATTTGTGTTTTTTGTGGAAGCAGTTCTGGGAAGAAGCCTAGCTACCAATCTGCAGCTATTGAACTTGGCCAAGAACTG GTGGAGAGAAGGATTGATCTTGTTTATGGAGGTGGGAGCGTGGGATTGATGGGTCTTGTTTCTCAGGCTGTTCATGATGGCGGGCGACACGTTCTAGG AATAATCCCAAGAACCCTAATGCCTGTGGAG ATAACTGGAGAGACCGTTGGAGAAGTCAAACCGGTGTCGGATATGCACCAAAGAAAGGCCGAGATGGCTCGACAAGCCGATGCTTTCATTGCTTTACCTG GAGGATATGGGACCCTTGAAGAGCTTCTTGAAGTTATTACATGGGCACAACTTGGAATCCATCGCAAGCCA GTGGGATTGTTGAATGTGGATGGATATTACAATTCGTTGCTAAGTTTCATCGATAAGGCAGTTGATGAAGGCTTTGTTTCTCCAACTGCACGTCGTATTATTGTGTCTGCTCCAACTGCCAAGGCTTTAGTCAGACAACTTGag GAATACGTACCGGAGTACGACGAGATAACGTCACAGTTAGTGTGGGAAGATGTTGACAGGAGAAGTTACGTGGCCGAATCAGAGGTTGCCACGTAA
- the LOC120090205 gene encoding cytokinin riboside 5'-monophosphate phosphoribohydrolase LOG7 isoform X2, translating into MVYERETVRLSCNLPVERRIDLVYGGGSVGLMGLVSQAVHDGGRHVLGIIPRTLMPVEITGETVGEVKPVSDMHQRKAEMARQADAFIALPGGYGTLEELLEVITWAQLGIHRKPVGLLNVDGYYNSLLSFIDKAVDEGFVSPTARRIIVSAPTAKALVRQLEEYVPEYDEITSQLVWEDVDRRSYVAESEVAT; encoded by the exons ATGGTTTATGAGAGAGAGACAGTGAGATTGAGCTGTAACCTGCCT GTGGAGAGAAGGATTGATCTTGTTTATGGAGGTGGGAGCGTGGGATTGATGGGTCTTGTTTCTCAGGCTGTTCATGATGGCGGGCGACACGTTCTAGG AATAATCCCAAGAACCCTAATGCCTGTGGAG ATAACTGGAGAGACCGTTGGAGAAGTCAAACCGGTGTCGGATATGCACCAAAGAAAGGCCGAGATGGCTCGACAAGCCGATGCTTTCATTGCTTTACCTG GAGGATATGGGACCCTTGAAGAGCTTCTTGAAGTTATTACATGGGCACAACTTGGAATCCATCGCAAGCCA GTGGGATTGTTGAATGTGGATGGATATTACAATTCGTTGCTAAGTTTCATCGATAAGGCAGTTGATGAAGGCTTTGTTTCTCCAACTGCACGTCGTATTATTGTGTCTGCTCCAACTGCCAAGGCTTTAGTCAGACAACTTGag GAATACGTACCGGAGTACGACGAGATAACGTCACAGTTAGTGTGGGAAGATGTTGACAGGAGAAGTTACGTGGCCGAATCAGAGGTTGCCACGTAA
- the LOC120090394 gene encoding uncharacterized protein LOC120090394 isoform X2, with amino-acid sequence MRLQAPFLRHNIVSSPSPSPIAATFFTSAPSISTFRPPHSSLRFRFRTRTPVDSQRRRLTVSATAVPDQRPLDLTEENVRQALGEVRVELAQIFDGSVGITGVVELAELDGPFVKISLKGRFWHKRSTVVARVGNYLKQRIPEILEVEIEDESQLDDSPASF; translated from the exons ATGCGGCTTCAGGCGCCATTTCTCCGCCACAACATCGTCTCATCTCCGTCTCCATCGCCAATAGCCGCCACCTTCTTCACTTCAGCTCCTTCGATTTCGACCTTCCGACCGCCGCATTCCAGTCTGCGATTTCGATTCAGGACGCGGACGCCGGTGGATTCTCAGAGACGGAGACTCACCGTTTCGGCAACGGCAGTTCCAGATCAACGGCCGCTGGATCTGACGGAGGAGAACGTGAGACAGGCACTCGGGGAAGTTCGTGTGGAGCTAGCGCAGATCTTCGACGGCTCCGTCGGAATTACAG GAGTGGTGGAATTGGCAGAACTGGACGGACCCTTTGTGAAAATTAGTCTGAAAGGTCGATTTTGGCATAAGCGTTCCACGGTGGTAGCTCGGGTGGGCAATTATTTGAAGCAAAGAATCCCT GAGATTTTGGAGGTTGAAATAGAAGATGAGAGTCAATTGGATGATAGTCCTGCaagcttttaa
- the LOC120090394 gene encoding uncharacterized protein LOC120090394 isoform X1, protein MRLQAPFLRHNIVSSPSPSPIAATFFTSAPSISTFRPPHSSLRFRFRTRTPVDSQRRRLTVSATAVPDQRPLDLTEENVRQALGEVRVELAQIFDGSVGITGVVELAELDGPFVKISLKGRFWHKRSTVVARVGNYLKQRIPLLMQEILEVEIEDESQLDDSPASF, encoded by the exons ATGCGGCTTCAGGCGCCATTTCTCCGCCACAACATCGTCTCATCTCCGTCTCCATCGCCAATAGCCGCCACCTTCTTCACTTCAGCTCCTTCGATTTCGACCTTCCGACCGCCGCATTCCAGTCTGCGATTTCGATTCAGGACGCGGACGCCGGTGGATTCTCAGAGACGGAGACTCACCGTTTCGGCAACGGCAGTTCCAGATCAACGGCCGCTGGATCTGACGGAGGAGAACGTGAGACAGGCACTCGGGGAAGTTCGTGTGGAGCTAGCGCAGATCTTCGACGGCTCCGTCGGAATTACAG GAGTGGTGGAATTGGCAGAACTGGACGGACCCTTTGTGAAAATTAGTCTGAAAGGTCGATTTTGGCATAAGCGTTCCACGGTGGTAGCTCGGGTGGGCAATTATTTGAAGCAAAGAATCCCT TTGTTGATGCAGGAGATTTTGGAGGTTGAAATAGAAGATGAGAGTCAATTGGATGATAGTCCTGCaagcttttaa